ACTGACCAGCCTGATTAAAATGGCCAACCAGATCGCTGAAAACAACACCCACATCGGCGACGAAACCGCAGAAGCCGAGATGGTGGCGAATCACCTGACTAAGTTTTGGGCCCGGTCTATGAAAGCTCAGATTAAGGAGTATCTGGAAACTGATGGGAGTGAATTGTTACCGATTGCCAGGCAGGCGGTCGCTTCGATTTAGGCTCGCTTTGCGATAGTCGCTAGAACGGCGCCTTCGGCTCCTGCTCGTGGCTAGACGGAAACTTCGTTTCCTTGCTCGAAAAAGCAAAGATAAGAACCGCCCATTGGCGGTTTTTTTGTCTGTAGATTCGACCCAATATAGGTAATTGTAACCTGCACTTCGGACACTAAATAAAGGCAAGTAACAAGGCGCCAGCAGCCTGACTGATTCGGTGCAAAGCTAATGAATCAATTTTATGCCGTATCAACGATACTAATAGAGAAAGTATCAACCACCAGACTGCAGATCCAACACCCCCCCCCCCATTACCATCGTTGTTGCAGAGCCAGAGTTTAATTCTATGCTACCGCTCAATGCCGAGAAAACGGCCACAAACGAGAGAATCGTGATTGGGTTGGCCAGTGTAAGCAACATTCTAGCGACAAGGCTTTTATAGAACTCACATTAGATGCGGGCTCAGCAGCGTTAACCTCTGTTCAGGCAAAATCCATCGTCACAACAACACGCTTTTCATTCAGTGAAACGGCTGGTGATCGATGGACCGCCCCCAGTCCTTCATTGCCATACCAACCATCCCCTTTTAACAGTACGACAGCTCCATTGTTCACTTGTTGAATGCTGGCAGCATGTGGGTATAGCCCCGACTCCTCATCGCTTAACCCCATATTTCCCGTACCCAGTTTACTGCGATCCACATCACAATTACGGAGCCATTCGGTTCCCTGGCCCTGATACGTACTAACCAGACGACAACCCAATTTATCTATATGGAAGCGGGGACACATCGCACGATCCAGCACTTGTAACCTCAGACCCACTTCTTCAAGGTCGAACAAGCAGGTATACATTTCTAATAACAAAGTCAGGTCTTCTATGAATGCAGATTGTCCCGCCAAATCCGGTAGCAAGGACTTGAGCGACTGTGATGGCTTCTTATGATTGATAGCTGAGCGCAGATTAAAGTTGGGATTATGATCTACTAGTTTTTGGCAATAGTCCTCTACATCATCAGATAACGGCCGCTGTAATATAACCAGATTTATCTGTTCTTCGTAGATAGCCGTCATCACCTCAGCCGAATCCCCTGTTACATGATTGCCTTCACCCTGGTAACGCTTTAAATAACTATTACTTTCGACTAGCTCCGTAGCACCCACAACATTCACCTATTCCAATAAAATTAAAAACAATCTACAATTGTTATAATATAACATAACGATAAGATTTAGAGGTTTAAGAATGAAAAGAAAAGCGTTGGCATTGGCTACGGCTGTGCTTTGCTCACAGGCAAATGTTGTTAATGCGCTTGAGGTAGGGGTAATTCTGGATGCCTATCACAAATCTGAAAACACGGCTTTAGGCGGTCGTGCTGAAGGCTTTGGTTCGAGTCACAGTGAATTAAGCCTGTCACAGGGTATTGCAGATCTTACGACAGCACACGTGGCCCTGGTCGGAGAGTGGAATGAGCAAGATAGTGATCTGCAATTGGAAGAAGCTTACCTTCAGTCTTCAGCTCTACCGGGTGGCATGAATGTTACTGCCGGACGCTTTTTAGCAGACATTGGTTATCTTAATGCAACTCACAGTCATTCTGACAACTTCAGCGAAAGGCCTTTACTGTACAGAGCTTTTTTAGGTGGGCATTACTTTGATGATGGTGTTGGTGTTAGCTGGCTGGCCCCTACTGATCGATACTGGCGCTTGAGTGCAGGCGCGTTTACGGGTGATAAGCTTGGTGAGGAAAAATCAGAGTCAGGCATTGGTACCTGGACACTATCCACTGAGTTTGGAGATGATCTCGGTAACAATGCAAGCTGGCAGATGGGAGCAAGCTATCTGCGTAACAACACTCAGTCTTCAGATCACCATGAAGATGAAGACGACCACGAAGAACACGACCATGCAGGCCACAGTCATGGAGCTGAATATCAAGGGAAAAATCTCTACTTAACAGATCTGGTATGGAAGTGGGCACCGCAGGGAAATAATCGTCAACAGCAAGTTAAGCTAGCGGCTGAGTATGCTTATGTTGATGACGTATATGGGGCAGAAGTTGACCATTATGATGGCTGGTACCTGTCAGGGGTATATCAGTTTGATGAAAACTGGTCGGCGGGTATTCGCCAGGGCCGTGTAAATCTGGCAGAAGAACATGAGCACGCAGGTGAGCATGAATGGGAAGAAACCAGGTTAACTGAAACAAGTGTAATGTTGAGTTGGGCGCCTACTCATACTCAACGACTGCGTCTGGAATACAAACATCAGGACGCTGATCATATGGAAGGGGCTGATAACGCGATTACAGTTCATTATCAGATTGGATTTGGTGCACATGCTGCGCATGGTTTCTAAGTTATTGGCTTTTAGCTTGCTTGCGCTGGTTAATACCGCGCAAGCAATAACCATTTTTACCTGCGAGCCAGAGTGGGCTGCGCTAAGTATGGAATTAGCGCCTGGCGCTAAAGTCTTTAGTGCTACTCATGTCTATCAGGATCCTCACTATATTGAAGCGCGCCCCAGCTTGATCTCAAAGATAGCTAAAGCAGATTTAGTTATCTGTAGTGGGGCCGGCCTGGAGTCAGGCTGGCTTCCCGCATTACAAAAGCGCGCGGCTAACCGGAAGGTAGTGAATGGTGCAGACGGCATGCTCTATCTGTCTCAATTTATTAAAACAATAGAGAAACATAAAACTAAATTCTTTAGCACTGAACATGTGCACCCTGCAGGTAATCCACATTTCCATTTAGATCCTGATCGGGTATCAAAACTGGCCCCGGTGATAAGCCAGCGTTTACAAATCATTGATTCGGGTTCTCGCCTGATATATCAGCAGGCTTTGGCAAAATGGCAAAAGAACTGGCAGCAGTCGCTGCAACAGTGGCAACAGCAAGCAGCGCAGCTAAAAGGCCAGCCTGTTGTTGTGCAACATACAAGCTTTAGTTATCTGATTAACTGGATAGGCATGGATGCTATTGCCGATTTGGAACCAGAACCTGGTGTGCCACCCACAATGGCGCATGCACAATCCCTGATTGCCGATGCCCGCCAGGAACAGCCGGTTGCTATCCTCACAAATTGGTACCAAAACGATCGAGCAGCCAGATGGATGTCTGATAAGACAGGAGTGAAACACCTGAATCTGCCTGCGACAGTTGATCTGAAAGGAGATATCAACAATCTTCAGCGTTTATTCGATCACCTTCTTGCTCAACTTCAGGAAGCTCAGTAGTGCAACTACTCGAGATTGGATTACCCGTATTAGTTGCTGGTTTATTAATATTGGCCAGCCATATTCCGTTGGGCTATCAAGTACTCAAGCGAGGCATTGTTTTTATAGATCTCGCAATTGCGCAAGTGGCTGCATTAGGGACAGTATTAGCCAGTCAGATGCTCAGGCACAACGGTGATCAGTGGCTCCTACAGGGCATGGCAATAGTGTTTGCTTTATTAGCTGTCGGATTGGTCGCCTGGATCAATAAGAACTTTCCAGAATGGCGTGAGGCATTTATCGGTTTACTATATGTAACCGCTGCTTCTGTATTGGTATTGCTGGTAGCCGGACAACCCAGGGGCGGACAGCTATTAACCAGCACATTAAGTGGAGACATTCTCTGGTTGAACTGGCAAGACCTTATTCTGCTCGCGCTGGTTGCAGTATTTGTTCAGCTACTTGCTCATGTATGGCCTGGAAAACTGGAGCGATTTTTCTATCTGATTTTTGCGGTCACAATTACCCTTTCTGTTGTTAAAGCTGGAATCTACCTGGTGTTTGTTTGCCTGATAGCTCCGGCTCTGGCCTCTATTGTGCACAACAGATCCAAAGTCTGGTCATACGTCGTTGGCGGCACAGGTTTCATTGCTGGTTTAAGCATCGCGTGGCATTACGATCTACCCGCAGCGGCTTGTATTGTGGTCAGTGTTATTTTGTCGCTGATTGTCGCGCTAGGTATACAACGGCAGTTTGGTCGAACAGATTCTGCTATTCAGAAACCATGCGAATAAACTATAAAAAAAGGCCGATGCGTTAAGCATCAGCCTTTTTATCCTCTGGTAAATATTCACACAAAAGGCGAATAGCTTGCCCTGATGCTTTACATCAACCCAAGTAGCCGAGGGAAGAAGAGCGATAGCTCCGGTACTAAACTGGTAACCGCCATTACCGGCAATCCAACAAAGGCCATTAAACCGAGTGCAGGCAATACCGCTTTATGAATGGGCACCTGCCCGATACGACACGCCATATAGAGAATCGGCGCTACCGGTGGGCTGTTAGCCCCGATCACCACCGAGCAGGCAACGATAGATGCGAAATGTATCGGATCGACTCCGCTGGCGACCATCAACGGCATAAACAGTGGCGCAACCACTACGGTTACAGATACATCATCCATAATCATGCCGGCGATAATCAGAAAGATATTCACCGCGATCAGAATCTTAAGCGGGTCTTGGACCAGGTCAGTAATAACCTCTGTCAGTTCCTGGGGAATCCGCTCGGATGCCAGGATCCGACCAATCATGAAGCTAAATAGCAGGATAAGAATCACCGTGCCAGTCGTTTCAGCAGCCGCAATCACACTGCTGCTTAAGCGTTTAATTGTCAGATCCCGATAGACAAAAAAGCCTATCACTATTGCCATAAACGCCGCTATCGCAGCCGCTTCAGTCGGTGTACAAACACCGCCGTAGATCCCTCCCAGAATAATTACCGGAAGTGATAATGCTGGTAAAGCACGAAACGCGGCAGAGCCTTTTGATGGCAGACTTTCCAAACCATCCTGAGCCCCGGCAGCTACCTCTTGAAACAAGCGTCCTACACTAAAACGGTTCGCTGCGATCAAGCCTGCAATCAGTAATAGAGCGGGGCCAATAGAGGCCGCAAAACAGGCCGCTACCGATTGTCTTGTCACTACCGCAAACAGAATCATGGTTATCGAAGGTGGAATCAGAATACCCAAGAGGGAAGAGATCCCCAGGAGTGCCGAAGAATACCCTCGCGGATAGCCACGTTTCTCCAAGGGCCCCACCATGATGGTTCCAATCGACGCAACAGCCGCAGTAGCGGTACCCGCAATCGCCCCGAAGATACCGGAAGCCAGCACCATCGAAGCGCCCATACCACCCTTGCGTTTACCTACCAAAACTTCGATAAAGTTAACCAGCCTGAGTGCGATACCCCCACTCTGCATCAGGTAGCCGGTCAGCACAAACAGTGGCAACGCAATCAGGATGACTGAATCTATAGATCGATAGCCCTGCAGCATCAGGGTATTAAAGTTAGCATCATAAGCGAACGTCAGATACGCCAGTACACCGGCAAAAGACCAGGCGACCGGCACCCCTACAATCATCAGGAATAATAATATTCCTACTGCTATTAAACCTTCCATCAGCGAATGTCCTGCTGGTTTGATTCAGCGATGATAACCGGCTCTGGATGATAGCCAATTACACATTGAATAAAGTCTCTCAGGGCATACAGAGAGCAGCCCACACTGGCGAACATGATCGCGCTCTGAGGTATCCACAGAGGAATAGATAAACCCGGGGTATGTTGCGGTCGGCGCAGCCCCCAGGCCAGCATCCGATAAGAGAGGTAAACGAAGAAGCCGGTAATCACCAGTGTCACCAGTGAAATGAAACATTGATGCATCCGTCGAATCTGTCGATCACGAATACTGGTCTGAAGAAAATCAACCACCAGATGTTCACGCTTACGACTGGCAATAAGGCTTCCCACCATATACAGCCACATGCCGAACAGCATAATCAGTTCCAGCAAGCCAATAATGG
The genomic region above belongs to Amphritea japonica ATCC BAA-1530 and contains:
- a CDS encoding outer membrane beta-barrel protein, which codes for MKRKALALATAVLCSQANVVNALEVGVILDAYHKSENTALGGRAEGFGSSHSELSLSQGIADLTTAHVALVGEWNEQDSDLQLEEAYLQSSALPGGMNVTAGRFLADIGYLNATHSHSDNFSERPLLYRAFLGGHYFDDGVGVSWLAPTDRYWRLSAGAFTGDKLGEEKSESGIGTWTLSTEFGDDLGNNASWQMGASYLRNNTQSSDHHEDEDDHEEHDHAGHSHGAEYQGKNLYLTDLVWKWAPQGNNRQQQVKLAAEYAYVDDVYGAEVDHYDGWYLSGVYQFDENWSAGIRQGRVNLAEEHEHAGEHEWEETRLTETSVMLSWAPTHTQRLRLEYKHQDADHMEGADNAITVHYQIGFGAHAAHGF
- a CDS encoding TRAP transporter large permease; amino-acid sequence: MEGLIAVGILLFLMIVGVPVAWSFAGVLAYLTFAYDANFNTLMLQGYRSIDSVILIALPLFVLTGYLMQSGGIALRLVNFIEVLVGKRKGGMGASMVLASGIFGAIAGTATAAVASIGTIMVGPLEKRGYPRGYSSALLGISSLLGILIPPSITMILFAVVTRQSVAACFAASIGPALLLIAGLIAANRFSVGRLFQEVAAGAQDGLESLPSKGSAAFRALPALSLPVIILGGIYGGVCTPTEAAAIAAFMAIVIGFFVYRDLTIKRLSSSVIAAAETTGTVILILLFSFMIGRILASERIPQELTEVITDLVQDPLKILIAVNIFLIIAGMIMDDVSVTVVVAPLFMPLMVASGVDPIHFASIVACSVVIGANSPPVAPILYMACRIGQVPIHKAVLPALGLMAFVGLPVMAVTSLVPELSLFFPRLLGLM
- a CDS encoding metal ABC transporter permease, with the translated sequence MQLLEIGLPVLVAGLLILASHIPLGYQVLKRGIVFIDLAIAQVAALGTVLASQMLRHNGDQWLLQGMAIVFALLAVGLVAWINKNFPEWREAFIGLLYVTAASVLVLLVAGQPRGGQLLTSTLSGDILWLNWQDLILLALVAVFVQLLAHVWPGKLERFFYLIFAVTITLSVVKAGIYLVFVCLIAPALASIVHNRSKVWSYVVGGTGFIAGLSIAWHYDLPAAACIVVSVILSLIVALGIQRQFGRTDSAIQKPCE
- a CDS encoding TRAP transporter small permease, which produces MIVRFFIGLDLKVSWLLNAIALISSLALVGLMLFLVVARYIFGWSIIGLLELIMLFGMWLYMVGSLIASRKREHLVVDFLQTSIRDRQIRRMHQCFISLVTLVITGFFVYLSYRMLAWGLRRPQHTPGLSIPLWIPQSAIMFASVGCSLYALRDFIQCVIGYHPEPVIIAESNQQDIR
- a CDS encoding DUF1826 domain-containing protein, producing MGATELVESNSYLKRYQGEGNHVTGDSAEVMTAIYEEQINLVILQRPLSDDVEDYCQKLVDHNPNFNLRSAINHKKPSQSLKSLLPDLAGQSAFIEDLTLLLEMYTCLFDLEEVGLRLQVLDRAMCPRFHIDKLGCRLVSTYQGQGTEWLRNCDVDRSKLGTGNMGLSDEESGLYPHAASIQQVNNGAVVLLKGDGWYGNEGLGAVHRSPAVSLNEKRVVVTMDFA
- a CDS encoding formate dehydrogenase subunit delta; the protein is MGNHQLTSLIKMANQIAENNTHIGDETAEAEMVANHLTKFWARSMKAQIKEYLETDGSELLPIARQAVASI
- a CDS encoding metal ABC transporter substrate-binding protein produces the protein MLRMVSKLLAFSLLALVNTAQAITIFTCEPEWAALSMELAPGAKVFSATHVYQDPHYIEARPSLISKIAKADLVICSGAGLESGWLPALQKRAANRKVVNGADGMLYLSQFIKTIEKHKTKFFSTEHVHPAGNPHFHLDPDRVSKLAPVISQRLQIIDSGSRLIYQQALAKWQKNWQQSLQQWQQQAAQLKGQPVVVQHTSFSYLINWIGMDAIADLEPEPGVPPTMAHAQSLIADARQEQPVAILTNWYQNDRAARWMSDKTGVKHLNLPATVDLKGDINNLQRLFDHLLAQLQEAQ